From one Lycium ferocissimum isolate CSIRO_LF1 chromosome 7, AGI_CSIRO_Lferr_CH_V1, whole genome shotgun sequence genomic stretch:
- the LOC132064376 gene encoding putative high mobility group B protein 11 has translation MTHVHKSAPQILPLQTRPSKNTSRIENWTMHVCSFSMAEEEKNKNNTDTPEKKIHGGDKFSGAGTDACTMQNLARGSSYDGKDSFYEKLNKLNESSGLSLVFNLRQTTLDLHLFYEEVTKRGGFNQVTKDAKWGEVACTLHVNSNITMFPTQLQKVYEILLLQFEQLYYYRSREKGTMQPPSQVSGAARLEPVKGSGDRSDDSAGKRKFCDWSSPVVALRSDNRDGPVEKRKCKSDTCLVSTVGPEALKSQISSINTYLKKDPGAPVRTRTSYQIYLKLECERLKKVLGESAGAKKIRDMAINSWRTLSENDKEPYIEASKLDKERYNREMAAYNQHKSKETAKDQNLHRGLSPSMINFGAPSGIDNGYYVSPQADTGSNIVPDASFMESTVQITKNGKPSDPIFQMDWGYLA, from the exons ATGACACACGTACATAAATCGGCCCCACAAATATTGCCACTTCAGACCAGGCCCTCTAAAAATACCAGTCGCATTGAAAATTGGACCATGCATGTATGCAGTTTCAGCATGGCGgaagaggagaaaaacaagaataatACCGATACACCGGAGAAGAAAATCCACGGCGGCGATAAGTTTTCCGGTGCCGGAACTGATGCATGCACAATGCAGAATTTGGCTAGAGGGAGTTCCTATGATGGAAAGGATAGCTTTTATGAAAAGCTTAACAAGTTGAACGAGTCCTCTGGACTTAGTCTTGT CTTTAACTTAAGACAAACAACCTTGGATTTGCATCTTTTCTATGAAGAAGTCACTAAAAGAGGTGGATTTAATCAG GTCACGAAGGATGCTAAGTGGGGTGAAGTTGCTTGTACATTGCATGTGAACAGCAATATCACGATGTTTCCGACTCAACTTCAGAAGGTGTAcgaaattcttcttcttcaatttgagcAACTTTATTACTATCGAAGTCGAGAAAAAGGAACCATGCAACCACCTAGTCAGGTTTCTGGTGCTGCTAGGTTAGAACCAGTAAAAG GTTCTGGAGATAGGTCAGATGACTCCGCAGGGAAGAGAAAATTTTGTGATTGGTCATCTCCTGTGGTAGCTTTGCGCTCTGATAATAGGGACGGTCCAGTAGAAAAAAGGAAGTGCAAGAGTGATACTTGCCTAGTTTCAACAG TAGGGCCAGAAGCACTAAAATCTCAGATTTCATCAATCAACACGTATCTGAAGAAAGACCCCGGTGCTCCAGTAAGAACAAGGACTTCATATCAGATATACCTCAAGTTGGAATGTGAAAGACTAAAGAAAGTACTTGGGGAGAGTGCTGGTGCTAAGAAAATAAGAGATATGGCCATTAATTCCTGGAGGACTCTGTCTGAAAATGACAAAGAG CCTTATATTGAAGCAAGCAAGCTGGACaaggaaagatataacagaGAGATGGCTGCTTATAATCAGCATAAGAGCAAGGAAACTGCAAAAGATCAAAACTTGCACAGGGGTTTGTCCCCTAGTATGATCAACTTCGGTGCACCATCAGGAATAGATAATGGGTATTATGTGTCACCGCAAGCTGATACTGGAAGCAACATTGTCCCTGATGCATCCTTTATGGAGTCCACAGTACAAATAACGAAGAATGGTAAGCCAAGTGACCCCATATTTCAGATGGATTGGGGTTATTTAGCCTAG